One part of the Nitrospira defluvii genome encodes these proteins:
- the tssE gene encoding type VI secretion system baseplate subunit TssE yields MGREGRLLERLGDERSASPKAPRESPHLLAESILRHLRKLLNTRPDQVLIQPDYGMPDLTELVQDQAAAVEEVQAAILRTITRFEPRLHDVSVTHVPSEPGQSILRFEIAGALISEREPHVEFRTEISPAGRVEIAE; encoded by the coding sequence GACGAGAAGGTCGCTTGTTGGAACGATTGGGGGATGAGCGGTCGGCAAGTCCGAAGGCACCCAGGGAAAGCCCCCACCTGCTGGCAGAGTCGATCCTTCGGCACCTCAGGAAACTGCTGAATACCAGGCCGGATCAGGTCTTGATTCAGCCGGACTATGGGATGCCGGATCTCACGGAGTTGGTGCAGGACCAGGCAGCGGCAGTGGAGGAGGTACAGGCTGCGATCCTGCGAACCATTACTCGGTTCGAGCCCAGGTTGCATGACGTCTCGGTCACGCACGTGCCTTCGGAACCGGGGCAGTCGATCCTGCGGTTCGAAATCGCAGGGGCACTCATTAGCGAGAGGGAACCACACGTGGAATTTCGGACGGAGATCAGTCCGGCGGGACGAGTCGAGATCGCCGAGTGA
- the tssG gene encoding type VI secretion system baseplate subunit TssG: protein MAEQDRTTDHPLVEDLLRRAQDYSFFQLVTLVERLCRPRAAVGGEGPAEGEALRFRPELSFAFPVSDIAALEKSRMQPLRFRVTTTFLGLYGTTSPLPPFYTEDLMAQEEGEEAVRSFLDLFHHRLLSLFYRAWVKYRYHIQFDPSGEDPFSQRMLAFLGLGAKEVAEKTGLPVSRLLRYAGLFSQRPRSASALEGMLSDLFDGIEVRITQCTGRWVAIPPEQQSTLGRQNCALGRDCALGNRVINRQSSFRLTMGPMSHDTFVSLLPGSTGMERMEALVRLFVQDRFDADLELLMPEEGIPTFRLLSKQGDGPRCRLGQTTWLPARSGNGGVRRVPFQFAPARTEGLSLKQ, encoded by the coding sequence ATGGCCGAGCAGGATCGGACAACAGATCATCCTCTAGTCGAGGATTTGCTTCGGAGGGCGCAGGACTACTCCTTCTTCCAATTGGTCACGCTCGTGGAGCGGCTCTGCCGTCCCAGGGCGGCGGTCGGCGGCGAAGGACCAGCCGAGGGGGAGGCGCTTCGGTTTCGTCCTGAGCTTTCCTTCGCTTTTCCTGTCTCCGATATCGCCGCTCTGGAGAAGAGCAGAATGCAGCCGCTGCGGTTCCGTGTGACCACGACATTTTTGGGACTCTACGGGACCACCTCGCCGCTGCCGCCATTTTACACCGAAGATCTCATGGCTCAAGAGGAGGGGGAGGAGGCTGTTCGCTCCTTCCTGGATCTGTTCCACCACCGGTTGCTTTCATTATTCTACCGCGCGTGGGTCAAATACCGGTACCACATCCAATTCGACCCGTCCGGCGAAGATCCCTTTTCGCAGCGCATGTTGGCCTTTCTCGGCTTGGGTGCGAAGGAGGTGGCGGAAAAGACCGGCCTGCCCGTCAGCCGGCTTCTTCGGTATGCGGGGTTATTCAGTCAGCGGCCGAGGTCGGCGTCGGCGCTGGAGGGGATGTTGAGCGATTTGTTCGATGGGATTGAAGTGCGGATCACCCAATGCACCGGCCGATGGGTGGCGATTCCCCCGGAACAGCAGTCGACCTTGGGAAGGCAGAACTGCGCGCTGGGACGGGATTGTGCGCTCGGAAACCGAGTCATCAACCGGCAATCCAGCTTTCGCCTCACGATGGGTCCCATGAGTCACGACACCTTCGTGAGCCTGCTACCCGGCAGCACGGGAATGGAAAGAATGGAGGCGTTGGTTCGGTTGTTCGTCCAGGATCGATTCGATGCGGATCTGGAACTGCTCATGCCCGAGGAGGGGATTCCGACCTTTCGGCTGCTGTCCAAGCAAGGCGATGGGCCGCGATGCCGTCTCGGGCAAACGACTTGGTTGCCGGCGCGATCAGGCAATGGCGGAGTGCGGAGAGTCCCCTTTCAATTTGCCCCGGCGAGGACAGAGGGACTTTCGCTCAAGCAATAA
- the tssF gene encoding type VI secretion system baseplate subunit TssF, translating to MTFNRYYKDELEFLRQMGREFAEAHPKEAHFLADVGSDPDVERLLEGVAFLTGRIRQKLDDEFPELIHGVMNLLWPHYLRPIPAMSLLEFAPIPGAVTERKRIPALETEVESGKVDGTGCRFRTTADVDLYPFQLEQVSLEAASGGHSALRLRFVLLPGATLAQAQVERLRLYLVGEPAYTLYYWLCRHVSKIRLRLLAQGRPVEEIGLPDCQIQPFGLSREAALLPYPKTAFDGYRLLQEYLTFPQKFLAVDLSDLQPLSRRASAATFEILILFTNAPPASLRVSKEHVRLFCTPIVNLFTSDSQPIQISHERTEYLVRPSAAQAMQYEIFSVDGANGHLRGTGEELHYEPFYSFRHGDGKSTATVYYQTHLRQSVASKGGAETYVSFVNADEIPVRGAEVPTEIVTFNLTCTNRDAAGKLRVGDIQVPTDSSPGFAQFKNIIRVSAPCRAPVGGDLHWRLLSHLSLNYRSLTSVEALRGLLDLYNFAARQDDQARRAQARLLEGIVDVQSRGKDHLFHGVPIRGTEIILSLKQDHFAGEGDLFLFASVLSEFFALYASVNSFTQLVVNEIEQGEQYSWPSRIGQQIIL from the coding sequence GTGACGTTCAATCGATACTATAAGGACGAGCTCGAGTTCCTTCGGCAGATGGGACGTGAGTTCGCCGAAGCGCATCCCAAAGAGGCGCACTTTCTGGCCGACGTCGGGAGCGACCCCGACGTGGAACGATTGCTTGAGGGTGTCGCATTCCTGACGGGTCGGATCAGGCAGAAACTGGACGATGAATTCCCCGAACTGATCCACGGGGTCATGAATTTGTTGTGGCCGCATTACCTGCGCCCCATCCCCGCCATGAGTCTCCTGGAATTTGCACCGATTCCCGGCGCGGTCACCGAGCGCAAACGCATTCCAGCCCTCGAAACAGAAGTGGAGTCTGGCAAGGTCGATGGGACGGGATGCCGCTTTCGGACCACTGCCGATGTGGACCTCTATCCCTTTCAGCTCGAACAGGTGTCCTTGGAGGCGGCCAGCGGCGGTCATTCCGCGCTCCGTCTTCGGTTCGTCCTTCTGCCCGGAGCCACATTGGCGCAGGCGCAGGTCGAGCGGCTCCGACTGTACTTGGTTGGGGAGCCTGCCTACACCCTCTATTATTGGCTCTGTCGCCACGTGAGCAAGATCAGGCTGCGCCTGCTCGCGCAGGGTCGCCCGGTAGAAGAAATCGGGCTGCCGGACTGTCAGATTCAGCCTTTTGGCTTGTCCAGGGAAGCGGCACTGCTACCCTACCCCAAGACAGCCTTCGACGGGTATCGCTTGCTCCAGGAATATCTGACCTTTCCTCAGAAGTTTCTTGCCGTGGATCTGTCAGACCTTCAGCCGTTATCCCGGCGAGCCTCCGCCGCGACGTTCGAGATCCTCATCCTGTTCACGAACGCGCCACCGGCGTCCTTGCGGGTGTCCAAAGAGCATGTCCGGTTGTTCTGTACGCCGATCGTCAATCTATTCACCTCTGATTCCCAACCGATCCAGATCAGCCATGAACGGACCGAATACCTCGTCCGCCCGTCGGCTGCCCAGGCCATGCAGTATGAAATCTTTTCGGTCGACGGCGCGAACGGACACCTGCGTGGGACGGGGGAGGAATTGCACTACGAGCCTTTCTACTCATTTCGCCATGGTGATGGCAAATCCACTGCCACGGTCTATTACCAGACACACCTTCGGCAATCCGTGGCGAGCAAAGGCGGAGCCGAGACCTATGTGTCGTTCGTGAATGCGGATGAAATTCCGGTCCGTGGCGCGGAAGTCCCGACCGAGATCGTGACGTTCAATTTGACCTGCACCAATCGAGATGCGGCCGGGAAACTTCGCGTCGGAGACATTCAGGTGCCGACGGACAGTTCGCCGGGATTCGCGCAATTCAAGAACATTATCCGAGTGTCTGCTCCGTGTCGTGCGCCGGTCGGTGGAGATCTCCATTGGCGCCTGCTGTCTCATCTCTCGTTGAACTATCGCTCCTTGACCAGCGTCGAGGCACTGCGTGGGTTGTTGGATCTGTATAATTTTGCAGCGCGCCAGGATGATCAAGCGAGACGTGCCCAGGCCAGATTGTTGGAAGGCATTGTGGATGTCCAGAGTCGAGGGAAGGATCATCTCTTCCACGGCGTTCCGATCCGTGGAACGGAGATCATCCTCTCGCTGAAGCAAGACCACTTCGCCGGGGAGGGGGACTTGTTCTTGTTTGCAAGCGTGCTCTCCGAGTTTTTTGCACTCTACGCCTCGGTGAACTCGTTTACTCAATTGGTCGTGAACGAAATCGAGCAGGGAGAACAGTATTCATGGCCGAGCAGGATCGGACAACAGATCATCCTCTAG